The following are encoded in a window of Hyalangium minutum genomic DNA:
- a CDS encoding porin has product MSSSIPPGASRAIPVLFLLWLGLGNVAQAQTPTDSTSTPPPQPAADQPVPAEPVAAQPAPAPPALSAPPEKPAAEKEKDKAPPSITAEPGKGVVVKAADGRYSFGIRARLQLRSTYVHFGDSDTSETQVRTIRLNVAGNVLSPDIKYTIQLAFGGNDFDTGSSSPIFDAYVDYTRFRDLNIRVGQFFVPFDRARTIREFALQFVDRQIAVRELNLDRDVGVMISSSNLFGLSDLLSYQFFLGGGDGRNRFTAYSAGPLTVLRLTVRPFGALDDDQESDLTRADKPRLAVGVAGAYNYRTSRAQSTIGTAFTAGTANYTHLAADAVFKYRGFSLLAEGLWRKANTDVLERTVNGTVTREPTRSGHGYFVQAGYLVNSELEVTARWDKLFSRGPTDPALVQLVRTQGKQLGGGLNLYLNGHAFKVQGDYFYIFGSSGVEPRHQARLQLDASF; this is encoded by the coding sequence ATGTCCTCTTCCATCCCCCCGGGCGCTTCGCGCGCCATCCCCGTCCTTTTCCTGCTGTGGCTCGGTCTCGGAAACGTTGCCCAGGCCCAGACTCCCACTGACTCCACGAGCACGCCTCCGCCCCAGCCCGCAGCGGATCAGCCCGTGCCTGCGGAGCCTGTTGCCGCACAGCCCGCTCCCGCTCCGCCCGCTCTGAGCGCTCCGCCGGAGAAGCCCGCAGCGGAGAAGGAGAAGGACAAAGCTCCCCCCAGCATCACCGCAGAGCCCGGGAAGGGCGTCGTGGTGAAGGCGGCGGATGGCCGCTACTCCTTCGGAATCCGAGCGCGGCTCCAGCTGCGCAGCACGTACGTCCACTTCGGAGACAGCGACACCAGCGAGACCCAGGTCCGGACGATCCGTCTCAATGTGGCGGGCAATGTCCTGTCGCCGGACATCAAATACACCATCCAGTTGGCCTTCGGTGGCAACGACTTCGACACGGGCAGCAGCTCGCCCATCTTCGATGCCTACGTGGACTACACCCGCTTCCGTGACCTGAACATCCGCGTCGGGCAGTTCTTCGTGCCCTTCGATCGCGCCCGCACCATCCGCGAGTTCGCGCTGCAGTTCGTGGACAGGCAGATCGCGGTGCGCGAGCTGAACCTCGACCGCGACGTGGGGGTGATGATCTCGTCCTCCAACCTCTTCGGCCTCTCGGATCTGCTGAGCTACCAGTTCTTCCTCGGTGGAGGAGATGGGCGGAACCGCTTCACGGCGTACTCGGCCGGACCCCTCACCGTGCTCCGGCTCACGGTGCGGCCCTTCGGCGCCCTGGATGACGATCAGGAGTCGGACCTGACCCGCGCGGACAAGCCCCGGCTCGCCGTGGGCGTCGCGGGCGCCTACAACTACAGGACTTCGCGCGCTCAGAGCACCATCGGCACGGCCTTCACCGCGGGCACCGCGAACTACACACACCTCGCGGCGGATGCGGTGTTCAAGTACCGCGGCTTCTCGCTGCTGGCCGAGGGCCTGTGGCGCAAGGCCAACACGGACGTGCTCGAGAGGACCGTCAATGGCACCGTCACCCGAGAGCCCACGCGCTCGGGCCATGGCTACTTCGTCCAGGCCGGGTATCTGGTGAACTCGGAGCTCGAGGTGACGGCGCGCTGGGACAAGCTCTTCTCCCGTGGGCCCACGGATCCGGCGCTGGTGCAGCTCGTGCGGACCCAGGGCAAGCAGCTCGGAGGCGGCCTCAACCTCTATCTGAATGGCCACGCCTTCAAGGTGCAGGGCGACTACTTCTACATCTTCGGCTCCAGCGGCGTGGAGCCGCGCCACCAGGCCCGTCTCCAGCTCGATGCGAGCTTCTGA
- a CDS encoding pirin family protein, which translates to MPWETPDPFLFCVHHDDAYPKGNEQLGPAASLVGRNMGQDFEGKDGWRMYHGDVVPGFPSHPHRGFETVTIVRRGFIDHSDSLGATARFGHGDAQWLTAGKGIVHSEMFPLVNPDAPNPLELFQIWLNLPSVDKLAEPHFSMLWNQHIPRHVAKDAAGRTTEVTVVAGQVAGLKAPPPPPKSWASRPDSDVAIWTIKMAPEARWTLPRAMQGANRRLYFFSGSSLQVAGQTVPVSRMVALRPELDVELVNGPAESELLLLQGRPIGERVAQYGPFVMNTQAELQQAFMDYRRTEFGGWHWPSHGPVHPKGQGRFAKHADGRIEHMD; encoded by the coding sequence ATGCCGTGGGAGACGCCCGATCCCTTCCTGTTCTGTGTCCACCACGATGACGCGTACCCGAAGGGGAACGAGCAGCTGGGCCCCGCGGCGTCACTTGTGGGCCGGAACATGGGACAGGACTTCGAGGGCAAGGACGGCTGGCGCATGTACCACGGCGACGTGGTGCCCGGCTTCCCGAGCCACCCGCACCGAGGCTTCGAGACGGTGACCATCGTTCGCCGGGGCTTCATCGATCACTCGGACTCGCTGGGCGCCACGGCGCGCTTCGGCCATGGGGATGCCCAGTGGCTGACGGCGGGCAAGGGCATCGTCCACTCGGAGATGTTCCCCCTGGTGAACCCGGACGCACCCAACCCGCTGGAGCTGTTCCAGATCTGGCTCAACCTGCCGAGCGTGGACAAGCTCGCCGAGCCCCACTTCTCCATGCTGTGGAACCAGCACATCCCCCGGCACGTCGCGAAGGACGCGGCGGGCCGGACCACGGAAGTGACGGTGGTGGCGGGCCAGGTGGCGGGGCTGAAGGCGCCGCCTCCGCCTCCGAAGTCGTGGGCCTCACGCCCGGACTCGGACGTGGCCATCTGGACGATCAAGATGGCGCCCGAGGCGCGGTGGACGCTGCCACGCGCCATGCAGGGTGCGAACCGCCGACTGTACTTCTTCAGCGGGAGCTCGCTCCAGGTGGCGGGCCAGACGGTTCCCGTCTCCCGGATGGTGGCGCTGCGCCCCGAACTGGACGTGGAGCTGGTGAACGGCCCGGCCGAGAGCGAGCTGCTCCTGCTGCAGGGCCGGCCCATTGGTGAGCGCGTGGCGCAGTACGGCCCCTTCGTGATGAACACGCAGGCGGAGCTCCAGCAGGCCTTCATGGACTACCGGCGCACGGAGTTCGGGGGCTGGCATTGGCCGAGCCATGGCCCAGTCCACCCGAAGGGCCAGGGCCGGTTCGCCAAGCACGCGGACGGCCGCATCGAGCACATGGACTGA
- a CDS encoding methyl-accepting chemotaxis protein translates to MKLSLAARVTAAFLLLVLLLTFGSVALVAISLRTSVEERLSRSLEGDISSWRTLLEQEGRVLSVAAHGAVNGPALRAVLASEGMDRETLEGIAAEQRGLIGVDLLLLTGPKGKVRAGSLSGTPPGDVSALLDRKQPGPLVVEQVPYWSVIQAVEANGRTVGYLVLGVQVGENLLRRLREQGGAEALLLLDDGVSANSLHSASAEEVLKALPEVGDSPHFLERGGSRILVTQMEMGEGLRLVLTRSADEELARYRATLLSLMELGAGAALGAGLLGFLIVRRVTGPLRQLTAATARVVAEGDFRGTLEVNSQDEIGELATSFGRMMDQLREILLVLDASAAELEHAGSQLSSDAAAQNRTATRQASALYETQVTAQELQRSSQLAAQRAQAILKGAERADSLGRAGERAIESSVGGLTFIRDQVDQIALTSHELQQRTLQIGGITQTVKDLADQSNMLALNAAIEAVRSGEHGKGFAVVAREIRTLADQSVGATARVQEILEDIRVAISNTVETSENGAREVEGGLSQVRATGESLRALASLVHENGVAVREIAETVSRQDVGIAQLFDALKDLSSLSQETVTRLQATEQAASRLSAASGEVRAMVRRYKL, encoded by the coding sequence ATGAAGCTCAGCCTCGCCGCCAGGGTCACCGCGGCCTTCCTGCTCTTGGTCCTTCTCCTCACCTTTGGGAGCGTGGCGCTCGTGGCCATCTCCCTGCGGACGAGCGTGGAAGAGCGCCTCAGCCGCAGCCTGGAGGGGGACATCTCCAGCTGGCGCACCCTCCTGGAGCAGGAGGGGCGGGTGCTCTCGGTCGCGGCCCACGGCGCCGTCAATGGCCCCGCGCTGCGCGCAGTGCTCGCCAGCGAGGGCATGGATCGCGAGACGCTGGAGGGCATCGCCGCGGAGCAGCGCGGGCTGATTGGCGTGGACCTGTTGCTGCTCACCGGGCCGAAAGGCAAGGTCCGCGCGGGCAGCCTCTCGGGCACGCCTCCCGGAGACGTGTCCGCGCTGCTCGACCGCAAGCAGCCCGGGCCGCTCGTGGTCGAGCAGGTCCCCTACTGGAGCGTCATCCAGGCCGTCGAGGCCAACGGGCGCACCGTCGGGTACCTCGTCCTTGGGGTCCAGGTGGGGGAGAACCTGCTCAGGCGCTTGCGGGAGCAGGGCGGCGCGGAGGCCCTGCTGCTGTTGGATGACGGGGTGAGCGCCAACAGCCTGCACTCGGCCAGCGCGGAAGAGGTGCTCAAGGCCCTGCCCGAAGTGGGGGACTCACCGCACTTCCTGGAGCGGGGGGGCTCGCGCATCCTGGTGACGCAGATGGAGATGGGCGAGGGCCTGCGGCTGGTGCTCACGCGCAGCGCGGACGAGGAGCTGGCCCGCTACCGCGCCACGCTGCTGTCGCTCATGGAGCTGGGCGCCGGGGCCGCGCTCGGGGCCGGGCTGCTGGGCTTCCTCATCGTCCGGCGGGTGACGGGGCCGCTGCGGCAGCTCACCGCCGCCACCGCGCGCGTGGTGGCCGAGGGGGACTTCCGAGGGACGCTGGAGGTGAACTCGCAGGACGAGATTGGCGAGCTGGCCACTTCGTTCGGGCGGATGATGGACCAGCTGCGAGAGATCCTCTTGGTACTGGACGCCTCGGCCGCCGAGCTGGAGCACGCGGGCTCCCAGCTCTCCTCGGACGCCGCGGCCCAGAACCGGACCGCCACCCGCCAGGCCTCCGCGCTCTACGAGACGCAGGTGACGGCGCAGGAGCTGCAGCGCAGCTCGCAGCTGGCCGCCCAGCGCGCGCAGGCGATCCTCAAGGGGGCCGAGCGCGCCGACTCGCTGGGCCGCGCCGGTGAGCGCGCCATCGAGAGCAGCGTGGGGGGCCTCACCTTCATCCGCGATCAGGTGGACCAGATCGCCCTCACCAGCCACGAGCTCCAGCAGCGCACGCTGCAGATCGGCGGCATTACGCAGACGGTGAAGGACCTGGCGGACCAGTCCAACATGCTGGCGCTCAATGCCGCCATCGAGGCGGTGCGCAGCGGCGAGCACGGCAAGGGCTTCGCGGTGGTGGCCCGGGAGATCCGCACCCTGGCGGACCAGTCCGTGGGTGCCACGGCGCGGGTGCAGGAGATCCTCGAGGACATTCGCGTGGCCATCTCCAACACGGTGGAGACGAGCGAGAACGGCGCGCGTGAGGTGGAGGGCGGCCTGTCCCAGGTGCGCGCCACGGGCGAGAGCCTGCGCGCCCTGGCCAGCTTGGTGCACGAGAACGGCGTGGCCGTCCGGGAGATCGCCGAGACGGTCAGCCGCCAGGACGTGGGCATTGCCCAGCTCTTCGATGCGCTGAAGGATTTGTCCTCGCTCTCGCAGGAGACGGTGACGCGCCTGCAGGCCACCGAGCAGGCCGCCTCGCGGCTCTCGGCGGCCTCGGGCGAGGTGCGCGCCATGGTGCGCCGCTACAAGCTCTAG
- a CDS encoding beta-sandwich domain-containing protein, with protein MSKLSSARAMRLRGKRAHVTHRTSAVLRSTLLLSLLALPAAAGTVKGTIPVADDQEAQRTVIYIEEVPEGSLPPPPSTPIKLSQRGARFSPAVMPLFKGTSVDFTNDDWVTHNVFSKSKVKSFDLGLYGKEQSKVLKFDEQGRVDIFCTIHPRMSAVILVLQNPYFTKPSEDGSFTLTNVPAGEWKLRVYRPGDEKGPVTVKVTAKGTAEVKL; from the coding sequence ATGTCCAAGCTGTCCTCGGCGCGCGCCATGCGCCTTCGCGGCAAGCGCGCTCACGTCACCCACCGCACGTCCGCCGTCCTCCGCTCCACCCTCCTCCTCTCCCTCCTGGCACTGCCCGCGGCCGCCGGCACCGTGAAGGGCACGATCCCCGTCGCCGATGATCAGGAGGCGCAGCGCACGGTCATCTACATCGAGGAGGTTCCCGAGGGCAGCCTCCCGCCGCCTCCCTCCACGCCCATCAAGCTCTCCCAGCGCGGCGCCCGCTTCTCTCCAGCCGTGATGCCCTTGTTCAAGGGCACCTCCGTGGACTTCACCAACGATGACTGGGTCACCCACAACGTCTTCTCCAAGTCCAAGGTGAAGTCGTTCGACCTGGGGCTCTATGGGAAAGAGCAGTCCAAGGTGCTGAAGTTCGACGAGCAGGGCCGGGTGGACATCTTCTGCACCATCCACCCGCGGATGAGCGCTGTGATTCTCGTGCTCCAGAACCCGTACTTCACCAAGCCCTCGGAGGACGGCAGCTTCACGCTGACGAATGTGCCCGCAGGCGAGTGGAAGCTGCGCGTCTACCGGCCAGGCGATGAGAAGGGACCCGTGACCGTGAAGGTGACCGCCAAGGGTACCGCCGAGGTGAAGCTCTGA
- a CDS encoding SDR family NAD(P)-dependent oxidoreductase translates to MTTPRKTAVVTGASRGIGRALALAFVQQGYDVWALARSAEALEKLKAEAGDALRPLPLDVTDEAALLAACRAILQAGAPHVLINNAGISVSAPLAKTRTEDLARVMAINVTAPYLFCRELMPAMATAGGGRVINIGSIASVRGAAYTSAYCASKHALLGITRSLAVEFARKNVTVNQVNPAWVETDMLAQTVSTISKTSGRTEVQARETLAAMNATGRMIQPEEIAATCLFLASDAAASITGTAIALSAGDFGG, encoded by the coding sequence ATGACGACTCCCAGGAAGACGGCGGTGGTGACGGGCGCCAGCCGCGGCATTGGCCGCGCCTTGGCGCTGGCCTTCGTTCAGCAGGGCTATGACGTGTGGGCCCTGGCACGCTCGGCCGAGGCGCTCGAGAAGCTCAAAGCCGAGGCCGGTGACGCCCTGCGCCCCCTGCCGCTCGATGTGACGGATGAGGCGGCGCTCCTGGCCGCCTGCCGCGCCATCCTCCAGGCTGGCGCACCCCACGTGCTCATCAACAACGCGGGCATCTCCGTCTCCGCGCCGCTGGCGAAGACCCGCACCGAGGACCTGGCCCGTGTCATGGCCATCAACGTCACGGCGCCCTACCTCTTCTGCCGCGAGCTCATGCCCGCCATGGCCACCGCCGGCGGCGGCCGCGTCATCAACATCGGCTCCATCGCCTCGGTGCGCGGCGCCGCGTACACATCCGCCTACTGCGCCTCGAAGCACGCCCTGCTGGGCATCACCCGCTCGCTCGCGGTGGAGTTCGCGCGCAAGAACGTGACGGTGAACCAGGTGAACCCCGCCTGGGTGGAGACCGACATGCTTGCCCAGACTGTCTCCACCATCAGCAAGACCTCGGGCCGCACCGAGGTGCAGGCGCGCGAGACGCTCGCGGCCATGAACGCCACGGGCCGCATGATCCAACCCGAGGAAATCGCGGCAACGTGCCTCTTCCTCGCCTCGGACGCGGCGGCGAGCATCACCGGCACGGCGATCGCGCTTAGCGCGGGCGACTTCGGCGGCTGA
- a CDS encoding alpha/beta hydrolase has protein sequence MASGPFHFESLGWMEPPGFAGREVRVFVPSRFDPQVPTPALFLFDGQNVFEGPPGQDQGWFVHEAIEGMDPRWNVAPLVVAIPSGTSWAEREDELTPWPTEGRGGRADAFLDWVAHAVVPRTRERFLLPEGALGAVVGGASWGGLLALHAHFAFPHLFGGALALSPSCWVGNFAIFESLRHRERPPFSRIYMDCGGREAEGRMLPPAEALAGELRARGYSRSQLWWRPDPGADHNERAWRRRLPRALRFMFRRGPRPGRP, from the coding sequence ATGGCATCAGGACCCTTCCACTTCGAGTCGCTCGGCTGGATGGAGCCTCCGGGCTTTGCGGGCCGGGAGGTGCGCGTCTTCGTGCCGTCCCGCTTCGATCCGCAGGTGCCCACGCCTGCACTCTTCCTCTTCGATGGGCAGAACGTCTTCGAGGGCCCTCCGGGACAGGACCAGGGGTGGTTCGTCCACGAGGCCATCGAGGGGATGGACCCACGTTGGAACGTGGCCCCGCTGGTGGTCGCCATTCCGAGCGGTACTTCCTGGGCCGAGCGGGAGGACGAGCTGACGCCCTGGCCCACCGAGGGCCGAGGCGGACGCGCCGATGCCTTCCTCGACTGGGTGGCCCACGCGGTGGTGCCTCGCACGCGAGAGCGCTTCCTCCTCCCGGAAGGGGCGCTGGGAGCGGTGGTGGGCGGAGCCTCCTGGGGCGGACTGCTGGCACTCCACGCCCACTTCGCGTTCCCACACCTCTTCGGTGGAGCGCTCGCGCTGTCACCCAGTTGCTGGGTGGGGAACTTCGCGATCTTCGAGTCCCTGCGCCACCGTGAGCGCCCTCCTTTCAGCCGCATCTACATGGATTGCGGAGGGCGCGAGGCGGAGGGCCGGATGCTGCCGCCCGCCGAAGCCCTCGCCGGGGAGCTCCGAGCGCGGGGCTACTCCCGGAGCCAGCTGTGGTGGCGGCCGGACCCTGGCGCGGATCACAACGAGAGGGCCTGGCGAAGGCGCCTGCCCCGGGCGCTGCGCTTCATGTTCCGCCGAGGCCCTCGGCCGGGCCGACCCTGA
- a CDS encoding kelch repeat-containing protein — protein MHRPPHPKLVLLLCTLIACSSTEPSETPEQARPSEPAPHLAPGKAVSQRALTTTVSTWSSAGFLGTTRANHTLTALLDGKAVVTGGMTRSGNRMNSLSSVELYDPATRSWSFAGNLQTTRYSHTATALPNGKVLIAGGTNGGTAGSAELYDPVTKTSTAAASMRTDRYGHKATLLPSGKVLVTGGYSNYGSGALSTAEVYDPATNTWTLTGPMLTIRYPGHSATLLASGKVLVVGGAQSIAAGTAEVYDPATNSWSAVATLHEARSGHAAALLPSGKVLITGGSSPNGNSAEVYDPATNSWSPTGSMSKARASFAATTTPSGKVVVTAGDYFLSSTEIYDPDTGTWSSAGTLSTLGGYGRTAVLLSSGEVLAVGGDTGPYFSASAELYGPATVSWASTGAMTTVRSSTPATLLPSGKVLVAGGGQTYALGSNTLLSSAELYNPTSGTWSPTASMAVPRYQHTATLLPSGKVLIAGGAGPDGRYASAELYDPTSGTWSPTGSMAFARSYHAALLLPSGQVLAVGGGGSSSSNLNSVELYDPASGTWSAEGALLTGRFGVKLVLLASGKVLAISGSGPNGPLASAEVFDPATHTWTATGALSSAHLYGVASLLPSGKVLVAGGYNASYIPVATAEVYDPATNQWSALQPLSAARFDASADLLPSGKVLVTGGRNSSTDFPSSEWYDESTGSWHSADRMAQARSTYSTVQLASGKVLAVGGNSGGNSVASAELYAEEAPPQTCASQPPVLTVNGGSPLVLECRRNTAYSDPGAQAVDGCGNAITVHAYNTGTDSSGPGPLLQYEGEYTVSYSAWDAGGQTVDAARTVIVNDSTPPTLTLVGASSIVHTCNTPWQDPGVVATDACYGNITSWVWRTGEVNAWAVGTYTLLYNVTDGGGNRAPPVTRTVQVVNCPW, from the coding sequence ATGCACCGGCCGCCACACCCCAAGCTTGTCCTGTTGTTGTGCACTCTGATCGCCTGCAGTTCCACCGAGCCCTCCGAAACTCCGGAGCAGGCTCGCCCCTCGGAGCCTGCCCCCCACCTCGCCCCAGGCAAGGCCGTATCTCAGCGGGCCCTGACCACGACGGTCTCCACCTGGTCCTCCGCCGGCTTTCTGGGGACCACGCGCGCCAATCACACCCTCACAGCGCTCCTTGATGGGAAGGCCGTGGTCACTGGTGGCATGACCCGCAGCGGCAACCGGATGAACTCCCTGAGCAGCGTGGAGCTCTATGACCCGGCCACGCGGAGTTGGAGCTTCGCCGGCAACCTGCAGACCACGCGCTATAGCCACACCGCCACGGCGCTGCCCAACGGCAAGGTGCTGATCGCGGGCGGCACCAATGGCGGCACGGCGGGCTCGGCGGAGCTGTATGACCCAGTGACGAAGACTTCGACCGCCGCCGCCTCGATGCGCACCGACCGCTACGGCCACAAGGCGACGCTGTTGCCGTCGGGCAAGGTGCTCGTCACCGGCGGCTACAGCAACTATGGCAGCGGCGCGCTCTCCACCGCGGAGGTGTATGATCCCGCCACCAACACTTGGACCCTCACCGGTCCCATGCTCACGATCCGCTACCCGGGGCACTCCGCGACGCTGCTGGCCTCCGGCAAGGTGCTGGTCGTCGGCGGAGCGCAGAGCATCGCCGCCGGCACTGCCGAGGTGTACGACCCGGCCACCAACTCCTGGAGCGCCGTCGCGACCCTCCATGAGGCTCGCAGCGGCCACGCCGCCGCGCTGCTGCCCTCGGGCAAGGTGCTGATCACGGGTGGGAGTTCGCCCAACGGCAACAGCGCCGAGGTGTACGACCCGGCCACCAACTCCTGGAGCCCGACGGGCAGCATGAGCAAGGCTCGCGCCTCGTTTGCCGCGACGACCACGCCCTCCGGCAAGGTGGTCGTCACCGCGGGCGATTACTTCCTCTCCAGCACCGAGATCTATGATCCCGACACGGGCACCTGGAGCAGCGCGGGCACCCTGTCGACCCTGGGCGGCTATGGCCGGACGGCGGTGCTGCTGAGCTCCGGCGAGGTGCTGGCGGTGGGTGGCGACACAGGCCCCTACTTCAGCGCGAGCGCGGAGCTGTACGGTCCCGCCACCGTGAGCTGGGCCTCCACGGGAGCCATGACCACCGTGCGCTCCTCCACCCCCGCGACGCTGCTTCCGTCCGGGAAGGTGCTCGTGGCGGGCGGCGGTCAGACCTATGCCCTGGGCAGCAACACCCTCCTCTCTTCGGCCGAGCTGTACAATCCCACCTCCGGCACCTGGAGCCCCACGGCTTCGATGGCCGTGCCCCGCTACCAGCACACGGCGACCCTGCTGCCTTCGGGGAAGGTGCTCATCGCGGGCGGTGCTGGCCCGGACGGCCGGTACGCCTCCGCGGAGCTCTATGATCCCACTTCGGGCACCTGGAGCCCCACTGGCTCGATGGCCTTCGCTCGCTCCTACCACGCGGCGCTGCTGCTGCCGTCGGGCCAGGTGCTGGCCGTGGGCGGTGGCGGCTCGTCGAGCTCGAACCTGAACTCTGTGGAACTGTACGATCCGGCCAGCGGCACCTGGAGCGCCGAGGGCGCCCTGCTCACCGGCCGCTTCGGCGTGAAGCTCGTCCTCCTGGCGTCCGGCAAGGTGCTGGCGATCAGCGGCTCTGGCCCCAATGGCCCCTTGGCCTCGGCCGAAGTGTTCGATCCCGCCACGCACACGTGGACTGCCACGGGCGCGCTGTCATCGGCCCACCTGTACGGCGTGGCCTCGCTGCTGCCCTCGGGCAAGGTGCTCGTGGCGGGCGGCTACAACGCGAGCTACATCCCGGTGGCTACCGCCGAGGTGTACGATCCGGCCACCAACCAGTGGAGCGCCCTCCAGCCCCTGAGCGCGGCTCGCTTCGATGCTTCGGCGGATCTGCTGCCCTCGGGCAAGGTGCTCGTCACCGGCGGGCGAAACAGCTCCACGGACTTCCCCTCTTCCGAGTGGTACGACGAGAGCACGGGCTCCTGGCACTCCGCGGACCGGATGGCCCAGGCCCGCAGCACCTACAGCACCGTGCAACTCGCCTCCGGAAAGGTGCTGGCGGTGGGCGGCAACAGCGGCGGCAACAGCGTGGCCTCGGCGGAGCTGTACGCCGAGGAGGCTCCGCCGCAGACCTGCGCCTCGCAGCCTCCGGTGCTCACGGTCAACGGCGGCTCCCCGCTGGTCCTGGAGTGCCGCCGGAACACGGCCTACAGCGATCCGGGCGCTCAGGCCGTGGATGGGTGTGGCAACGCGATCACGGTGCACGCGTACAACACGGGCACGGACTCTTCCGGACCGGGCCCCTTGCTGCAGTACGAGGGTGAGTACACGGTCTCCTATTCCGCGTGGGATGCGGGGGGCCAGACGGTGGATGCCGCCCGCACGGTGATCGTGAATGACTCGACGCCGCCGACGCTGACGCTCGTGGGCGCCTCATCCATCGTGCACACGTGCAACACCCCGTGGCAGGACCCGGGCGTGGTGGCGACCGACGCGTGCTACGGCAACATCACGAGCTGGGTGTGGCGCACGGGCGAGGTAAATGCCTGGGCCGTCGGCACCTACACGCTGCTGTACAATGTGACGGATGGAGGCGGAAACCGCGCCCCGCCCGTGACGCGCACCGTGCAGGTCGTCAACTGCCCCTGGTAG
- a CDS encoding acyl-CoA dehydrogenase family protein: MPRAEITDLLLIDQLLTDEERAARDTVARFVDEKVLPIIGQHFREGTFPAHLIPGLAELGVLGANLQGYGCAGMNTVSYGLILQELERGDSGLRSFASVQGSLCMFPIHAYGSEEQKQRFLPGMAQGRIIGCFGLTEPDFGSNPGGMKARARKDGDTWVLNGSKAWITNGAIADVAVVWAKTEEGGAESVRGFLVEKGMPGFTAREIPGKFSLRASVTSELSFQDVRVPERNVLPKVTGLKGPLSCLNNARLGISFAVTGAAIACFEGAREYALSRVQFDGKSIAGYQLTQEKLADMLQEIVKAQLLGLRVARLKDEGKVTPVMVSLAKRNNVKAALEIARTARGIYGANGITDAYPPVRHMLNLESVFTYEGTHEVHTLVLGKAITGIDAFN, encoded by the coding sequence ATGCCGCGCGCGGAGATCACCGACCTGCTCCTGATCGACCAGCTGCTGACGGACGAGGAGCGAGCCGCGCGGGACACGGTGGCTCGCTTCGTGGACGAGAAGGTGCTGCCCATCATCGGCCAGCACTTCCGAGAGGGCACCTTCCCCGCGCACCTCATCCCCGGCCTGGCGGAGCTGGGAGTGCTGGGCGCCAACCTCCAGGGGTACGGCTGCGCGGGGATGAACACGGTGAGCTACGGGCTGATTCTCCAGGAACTGGAGCGAGGGGACTCGGGGCTGCGCTCGTTCGCATCGGTGCAGGGCTCGCTGTGCATGTTCCCCATCCACGCTTACGGCAGCGAGGAGCAGAAGCAGCGCTTTCTGCCGGGCATGGCGCAGGGCCGCATCATCGGGTGCTTTGGGCTGACGGAGCCGGACTTCGGCTCGAACCCGGGCGGGATGAAGGCGCGGGCGCGCAAGGATGGGGACACGTGGGTGCTCAACGGCAGCAAGGCGTGGATCACCAACGGGGCCATCGCGGATGTGGCGGTGGTGTGGGCGAAGACGGAGGAGGGGGGCGCCGAGTCCGTCCGAGGTTTCCTGGTGGAGAAGGGGATGCCGGGGTTCACGGCGCGGGAGATTCCGGGGAAGTTCTCGCTGCGGGCCTCGGTGACGAGCGAGCTGTCCTTTCAGGATGTCCGTGTACCGGAGCGCAACGTGCTGCCGAAGGTGACGGGGCTCAAGGGGCCTCTGTCGTGCCTCAACAACGCGCGGCTGGGGATTTCATTCGCGGTGACGGGGGCAGCCATTGCGTGCTTCGAGGGAGCGCGGGAGTACGCGCTGTCGCGCGTGCAGTTCGACGGCAAGTCCATCGCGGGCTACCAGCTCACGCAGGAGAAGCTGGCGGACATGCTCCAGGAGATCGTCAAGGCGCAGTTGCTGGGGCTGCGGGTGGCACGGCTGAAGGACGAGGGCAAGGTGACGCCAGTGATGGTGAGCCTGGCCAAGCGCAACAACGTGAAGGCGGCGCTGGAGATCGCGCGGACGGCGCGGGGCATCTACGGAGCCAACGGCATCACGGACGCATACCCGCCGGTGCGGCACATGCTGAACCTGGAGAGCGTGTTCACCTACGAGGGCACGCACGAGGTGCACACGCTGGTGCTGGGCAAGGCCATCACGGGCATTGACGCGTTCAACTGA